A part of Rattus rattus isolate New Zealand chromosome 6, Rrattus_CSIRO_v1, whole genome shotgun sequence genomic DNA contains:
- the LOC116903530 gene encoding histone H1x yields MSVELEEALPPTSADGTARKTAKASGSAAPTQPKRRKNRKKNQPGKYSQLVVETIRKLGERGGSSLARIYAEARKVAWFDQQNGRTYLKYSIRALVQNDTLLQVKGTGANGSFKLNRKKLEGGAEKRGASAASSPAPKARTAAAADRTPARPQPERRAQKSKKAAAAAASTKKVKKAAKPSVPKVPKGRK; encoded by the coding sequence ATGTCGGTGGAGCTTGAGGAGGCCCTGCCGCCGACGAGCGCCGACGGGACGGCCCGCAAGACGGCCAAGGCCAGCGGCTCTGCGGCGCCCACGCAGCCCAAGAGAAGGAAGAACCGCAAGAAGAACCAGCCAGGCAAGTACAGCCAGCTGGTGGTGGAGACGATCCGTAAGCTGGGTGAGCGCGGTGGCTCGTCTCTGGCGCGCATCTACGCCGAGGCCAGGAAGGTGGCATGGTTCGACCAGCAGAACGGGCGCACCTACCTCAAGTACTCTATCCGGGCGCTGGTGCAGAACGACACGCTGCTGCAGGTGAAGGGCACCGGCGCCAACGGATCCTTCAAGCTGAACCGTAAGAAGCTGGAGGGCGGCGCGGAGAAGCGCGGAGCTTCGGCGGCCAGCAGCCCCGCGCCCAAGGCGCgcacggcggcggcggcggacaGAACGCCAGCCAGGCCGCAGCCCGAGCGGCGCGCGCAAAAGAGCAAGAAGGCGGCGGCAGCTGCTGCCAGCacgaagaaggtgaagaaggcgGCCAAACCCAGCGTGCCCAAGGTGCCCAAGGGCCGCAAGTGA